The Sulfurihydrogenibium sp. YO3AOP1 genome has a window encoding:
- a CDS encoding ferredoxin-type protein NapF — MDNKISRRGLFSAIPSLLKESLDSRDSHLDIKEKEEAKDFNLIRPPYISEESDFSLCKDCEGYCISKCEEKILQRYEDGSVYVVFNSSGCTFCGECYKACNKGVLIDKDNRKISAKVQIITERCLAWNKTMCFSCKDPCLDDAIKFEGLFKPKIITDKCSGCGFCIITCPVNAIVARSL, encoded by the coding sequence ATGGATAATAAAATTAGCAGAAGGGGGCTGTTTTCGGCTATCCCTTCCCTCTTGAAAGAAAGCTTAGATTCAAGAGATTCACATTTGGATATTAAAGAAAAAGAAGAGGCCAAGGATTTTAATTTAATAAGACCTCCATATATATCAGAAGAATCGGATTTTAGTCTTTGTAAAGATTGTGAAGGTTATTGTATCTCTAAATGTGAAGAAAAGATTCTTCAAAGATATGAAGATGGTTCAGTTTATGTAGTTTTTAATAGTTCAGGGTGCACATTTTGTGGAGAATGTTATAAAGCTTGTAATAAAGGTGTTTTAATTGATAAAGATAATAGAAAGATTTCTGCAAAAGTTCAGATAATTACCGAAAGATGCTTGGCTTGGAATAAAACTATGTGTTTTTCATGTAAAGACCCTTGCTTAGATGATGCAATAAAATTTGAAGGTTTATTTAAACCAAAAATTATCACTGATAAATGTTCTGGCTGCGGTTTTTGTATAATCACATGTCCAGTTAACGCTATAGTTGCAAGGAGTTTATAA
- a CDS encoding chaperone NapD has protein sequence MDEVKNISSIVVQTRPEFLNDVLKELENSNVCDIHFYDEKGRIVVTIEGRDADEEIAKIRIIQSIPHVISAEMHFTYTAEELEKAMKEIEENQNKILEFLNDDSIPAEKITYSGHLKKL, from the coding sequence ATGGACGAAGTAAAAAACATCTCATCAATAGTTGTTCAAACAAGACCAGAATTTTTAAATGATGTATTAAAAGAATTAGAAAATAGTAATGTATGTGATATTCATTTTTATGATGAAAAAGGTAGGATTGTAGTAACAATAGAAGGCAGGGATGCAGATGAAGAAATTGCTAAAATTAGGATAATTCAAAGTATACCTCATGTAATATCAGCAGAAATGCACTTTACCTATACTGCCGAAGAGCTTGAAAAAGCAATGAAAGAAATTGAGGAAAATCAAAATAAGATTTTAGAATTTTTAAATGATGATTCAATACCAGCAGAAAAAATAACATATTCAGGACATTTAAAAAAGCTTTAA
- a CDS encoding nitrous oxide reductase accessory protein NosL, translated as MKIFKSLIILLFVVIGAFGEERILLNYGVDKCQFCGMIVKSEKFGSIGITNENKKITFCSIECAVAYYILNKDKIKEIKVPNFLNPSEFINASDAYFLKSDKIKTMMGMNLSAYKSIEEATKMKNEKGGEIYNWKEVQELINKEFLPRFESKHHH; from the coding sequence ATGAAAATTTTTAAATCTTTGATAATCTTACTATTTGTAGTAATAGGAGCATTTGGAGAAGAAAGAATATTACTCAATTATGGTGTTGACAAATGCCAATTTTGTGGTATGATTGTTAAAAGTGAAAAATTTGGCTCAATAGGAATAACTAATGAGAATAAAAAGATTACTTTTTGTAGCATAGAATGTGCAGTAGCTTATTATATACTTAACAAAGATAAGATTAAAGAAATCAAAGTTCCTAATTTCTTAAACCCTTCAGAGTTTATAAATGCTTCTGATGCATATTTCCTAAAAAGCGATAAAATAAAAACTATGATGGGAATGAATTTGTCAGCTTATAAGTCTATTGAAGAAGCAACTAAGATGAAAAATGAAAAAGGAGGAGAGATATATAACTGGAAAGAGGTTCAGGAATTAATAAACAAAGAGTTCTTACCTAGATTTGAGTCAAAACATCATCATTAA
- a CDS encoding cytochrome c → MKRKLFVSALIGLVIISCQKKEEGQVEQKEQKAPTSQISTTAETGKNEKSGQVNQTSDIGIGPIKKVEISDKIDQEMAKKGEEIFKMKCSMCHKLDEKYVGPPLKGVTLAMKPEWIMNMILNPVEMTQKDPVAKALYETYLTQMTPQNLSEEEARAVLEYLRSVDNQSK, encoded by the coding sequence ATGAAGAGAAAACTTTTTGTTTCTGCATTAATAGGTTTGGTAATTATTTCTTGTCAAAAAAAAGAGGAAGGGCAAGTAGAACAAAAGGAGCAAAAAGCCCCAACAAGTCAAATTTCAACAACCGCTGAAACAGGGAAAAATGAAAAATCAGGACAAGTCAATCAAACTTCAGATATAGGAATTGGTCCAATTAAAAAAGTAGAGATAAGTGATAAAATAGATCAAGAAATGGCTAAAAAGGGAGAAGAAATTTTTAAAATGAAGTGTAGCATGTGTCATAAATTAGATGAAAAATACGTTGGACCTCCTTTAAAAGGTGTAACTTTAGCAATGAAGCCTGAGTGGATTATGAATATGATATTGAATCCTGTCGAGATGACACAAAAAGATCCAGTTGCTAAAGCATTATATGAAACTTATTTAACACAAATGACCCCACAAAATTTATCAGAGGAAGAGGCTCGTGCCGTACTTGAATATTTAAGATCTGTTGATAACCAATCAAAATAG
- a CDS encoding WD40 repeat domain-containing protein — protein MNKYIFLAILFIFSNSFSITIEKQIKVSGGVLDIVNYQNNLIVSTEKGTVEILDKKSGKLIRKLTLPKFEDFMGGYQPPKVFSVDISPSGKTIAMITEATGGNREFYVEQDNKLIKIIPANANLQLTKLRFFSDDLVILTTKGDELILLDLKSRKYVYRTQIGNYSFGDMALCDNKNRLVIGDEGGTAYLVDVKSGRLIRKFDKVNVDQIYRVDCKSGKILTGGRDRRVGYYDINTGSYKKLEAEFIVFSVALSPSAKKCAFQYNESNDIGIYDFIIDKLTTVKGHHSTVGVMTFLSEDELVSGSDDGKIIIWRIK, from the coding sequence ATGAACAAGTACATATTTTTAGCAATTTTGTTTATTTTTTCTAACAGCTTTAGTATAACCATAGAAAAGCAAATCAAAGTTAGTGGAGGGGTTTTAGATATAGTTAATTACCAAAATAATCTTATAGTTTCGACAGAAAAAGGAACGGTTGAAATTTTAGATAAGAAATCGGGAAAGCTAATTAGAAAATTAACTTTACCAAAATTTGAAGATTTTATGGGTGGCTATCAACCTCCAAAAGTATTTTCTGTGGACATTTCTCCAAGCGGTAAAACTATTGCAATGATTACAGAAGCTACTGGAGGTAATAGAGAGTTTTATGTTGAGCAAGATAATAAACTAATCAAAATAATTCCTGCAAATGCAAACTTACAACTAACAAAGCTAAGATTTTTTAGCGACGATTTAGTTATTCTAACTACAAAAGGAGATGAGCTTATACTTCTTGACTTAAAATCTCGTAAATATGTATACAGGACCCAAATTGGAAATTATTCTTTTGGAGATATGGCTCTTTGTGATAATAAAAATAGGTTAGTGATAGGAGACGAAGGCGGAACTGCTTATTTAGTTGATGTAAAATCAGGAAGATTAATTAGAAAATTTGATAAAGTTAACGTAGACCAAATTTATAGAGTAGATTGCAAATCAGGTAAAATTCTAACCGGAGGTAGAGATAGAAGAGTTGGGTATTATGATATCAATACAGGAAGTTATAAAAAATTAGAAGCTGAATTTATAGTATTTTCTGTTGCACTCTCACCAAGTGCTAAAAAGTGTGCATTTCAATATAACGAATCAAATGATATAGGCATTTATGATTTTATTATTGATAAATTAACAACGGTAAAAGGTCATCATTCTACAGTTGGAGTTATGACCTTTTTATCTGAAGATGAACTTGTAAGCGGTTCAGATGATGGAAAAATAATTATTTGGAGGATAAAGTAA